TTATGTGTACATTCAGATGATCGCAAGTGCGGAAGATCTGAACTTAGGAGTGTAGGAaccattttcccttaaaaaGTTATCAAATAGTCACAATATTTAAATGAAAAGCCATTGGATATTGCAACTTTTCTGCCATTAATAATGCTTTATTGGAGCTTGAGACTAAAGCAAACGACATTTAATCATCCTTCATGATTTAAAGGTCATCTCCAATCCTTACTCAATTGCCTAGATTTTAAGTACCACGAGATATCCAGAGTTGCCAgttcaatggagaataggatctgagagagagagagagagagagagagagagagagagagagagagaaaagcaaatatttttcaaaaaattactTCCGATATCAGACAAAGGAAACGTATGACAAATTAATCATTACAATGCACAATCCTTGAATATACTCTAATGGATACATTGATACatttattgaagaagagaaaagaaaaatgttagaTTTGGCTTgcaaaatttaagaaattaaagaaTATTTGGGTTGTGACTTGCATTCGTTATGCAAGGAAGCATCCTTTCAGCTAATTTTTTAGTAATCCATCAGATCAGAATCATTAAATCTAGACCACTGAATATGAGCCTAAGTGTTAAATCATACAATATACTTTCATCTAAACTTACACTATGccatgtagattttttttttaggccatGTATAAATTCACATGCAAAACTAATAAAACTACCATTTAATGTTGATATACCAAAACTAATATGTATACCATAATAGGAACACGCAATTCAACACAAGGAGAAATCCAAGTATGAGAAATCCAAATCTGAATCATACGTATTTGGGCAAATTGTTTTGAAAGGCAATTGAATTTGTTGTTGAAAAGCTAAATTGTTTTTAAGAACATATCAAAATTGTAGCCAAAAGGGAGGTTGTTGTCCAAGGGGAAAAGTATGCCATAGAAGTTGATCTTCTTCTCATGAGTAACCTAGGTAAACGTTGcgagaaaagaaatcaaaacttAAGCTAAAGATGGAGATTGTTGCAAAAACGGAAAATTTTCACCGAATAAACCCAAGGTTTTGATCTTCTAAAgtggatttctctctctctctctctctcctacaaagtACCGCCCCAAACTCTTTTCTCCCTATCCCTGTAAGTGCCAAATCtatttctctcccctctcccctcccctctctctaTGTCGTACTCTACACCAATACTATGTACAATGCCTTGTcttccatcgcagtttaatccagagatTATTGGTGCAAGCACCTCGACAGGCAAGAGGGCAATTCAGCTTGCTAATAACTGGGTCGtaggggttgcaagggggggcAAGAGGCCCTCTACAtagcaggggtgtagggggcacagccacgctcgaattttttatttgagagtaattttgtactttccggattaggatTCTTTCACTCTATATTTGTAGCgatgttttctttctttgtaatttaaGTACTACTGAGAGATGTGAGGACtaacgttgtaaccctattctccattgatagtgaagcagaatctcatctcaccaggtcgtaggcaatcttgccaaaccttgTAAACCTATGTACATTACTTgttattgtttttccattatctcctgcattgttttaggtttGCGTTTCTACAAACACCTTACTTTTTCCCctcatctctttctttctccgtaAATACACACCAATCAATCTCCAATTCTAGAGCAGCTACTGAAGCACTACCTCCCTACTCTGTTTATCACCACACCCAGCTCTTCCACACTACCATGGCAGTACCCCTTCTCTCTCACCCCCACGAGCACACAAAGAGGAAAGATAGGAGAGTAACCCAATTCACTACCCCTTTTGCACGTCTACAAAAAAGGGTGCACCTGGTGCACAAGGCTACGCATGTGCAAGGTTAGCGGCGAGAATTACACAATTTTACCtcgagaatgttgagaggctgtTTCAACCACTTGACCATCAGGTCGCAACATTCCTACCTTAACCCCACCGCTTGACCATCATGTCGCAACATTCCTACCTTAACCCCTATGCTGGTATTCTTGACCAGGAAATGCATCCATTGCAGCAAGGAATGGAGAgtctcctccctcttctttctgCATTGACGACAATAGCTTCCCACCTCCATGATATGGATGCATCCGCGTTGTTAATGAGAGAGAGTCGTCGTTTGGGACTGGGTCTCCAACCGCACTGCCTCTTCTTCACCTTTCGGAAGGTCATAAGGTGAACACATGGCAATGCTAATTGGGTCCCAGGAAGAGGAATCCATCAACCACTTGTTTCCCAATTAATCGGGTCCTAACCTATTTTTTGCTCCTCAACGTTCTTTTCTCTAACCGTTTTTCAAACACTTTTCACAAAACCGTTTTCAACttccttcatcttcctcttttaACTTCTTCAATCTGAAGAAATAATGGCGAAAGCAAGAGACCAGaacgaaggagaagaagaagaagaaaacaatagcTCATCATGTGGACCCAAAGTGAAGAAActcacaaaaaggaaaaagaaagaattggGAATTTCATGTATGTTGAACACAGAAGTTGGAGCTGTTATAGCTGTGATGCGTCGCAGCAGCAACACCACCACAGATCCATATTCTCAATTCGTTTCTCCCTCCGAAGAGATCTACGATTCCACTCTGTTATATTCTTTGAAATCTTTGCGTTCCCTCATCTTCAATCCACAACGGGAATGGCGAACAGTAGACCCATCTATCTATCTCTCCCCTTTTCTTGATGTGATTCAGAGCGACGAAATTCCGGCTTCTGCGACCGGGGTGGCCCTTTCGGCGATTTTGAAGATACTGAAGCTCGAAATTTTTGATGAGAAGACCCCTGGTGCCAAAGAAGCCATCAATTCTATCATTACTGGTATCACAAATTGTAGACTTGAGATTACAGATCCTGCTTCTGAAGATGCTGTCCTAATGAGGGTCTTGCAGGTTTTGGCTGGGATAGTGAAGAACAGAGCTTCTGTTTTGCTTAATGATCATTCTGTATGTACAATTGTCAATACCTGCTTCCAGGTTGTTCAAAAATCTGCCAGCAGAGGGGATTTGCTACAAAGGAATGCTAGACATACTATGCATGAACTGATTCAGACAATCTTTGCTCGATTGCCGGAGATTGATCAGGTTCGGGAGGATGGAGAACAGAGTACAGATCAAACGGGCTTTGATGATTATGATGGAAACTTGGATTCTGGAGGGTATGGTGCTCGTTGTGCTATTGATATCTTTCATTTCTTGTGCTCTTTACTCAATGTTGTGGAGATCACAGAGACTGATGGGTCCTCTACCCAGAATTCTGATGAAGATGTTCAACTATTTGCTCTTGTATTGATAAATTCTGCAATAGAATTGAGTGGAGATGGAATTGGGAACCACCCAAAGCTTCTAAGATTGATCCAAGATGATCTCTTTTATCATTTAATATACTATGGAACTCGTTCGAGTCCACTGGTATTATCCATGATTTGCAGTACTGTTCTCAACATCTATCACTTTCTCCGTAGGTAAGAACTCAAAACTCAATGACTACAACCTCTACTTAATTTCTTGACTGATGAGATTGAAAATATATGATGAAATGAGAATTAAAAGGAATCGATATCTTGACATTTACAGGTCTATCAGGCTGCAACTTGAAGCTTTCTTCGTATTTGTGTTGTTTAGAGTTGCCTCGTGGGGAAACTCTCCTCAGCTTCAAGAAGTCGCACTTGAAGGAATAATTAGTTTCTGCAGGCAGCCTACTTTCATTGTTGAAATGTATGTGAATTACGATTGTGATCCACTTTGTCGGAACATTTTTGAAGACATTGGAAGATTGCTTTGCAAGCAGGCTTTCCCACTGAGCAGCCCTTTGACAAGTTTGCAGATCCAAGCCTTTCAAGGCCTAATAGTTATTGTTCACAACCTTGCTGACAATGTTGAGGAAGAGAATGATTATTCAAGCTCTAAAGGGTCATATCCCCTTGAAATTTCTGAGTACAAACCTTTTTGGATAGAGAAATGCGACAACGGCGATGATCTGGAGTCATGGATTAAGTTTGTCAGGTTAAGGAAagcacagaagaagaagatactgATTGCTGGTAACCATTTCAACCGAGACGAGAAGAAGGGACTGGAGTACTTGAAGATCACAAATCTAGTGTCAGATCCTCCAGAGCCAAAATCCTTGGCTTACTTCTATCGCTATACTCCTGGCTTAGACAAGATTGCAATTGGAGATTACCTAGGCGACCCTGGTGAGTTGCACATTCAAGTCCTCAAAGAATTCACTGCAACATTTGATTTCTCAGGTATGATTCTTGATACTGCCCTGAGAACTTTCCTTGAGACCTTCCGACTGCCAGGAGAATCCCAAAAGATTCATAGGATCCTCGAAgaattttcagaaaaatttTATGATCAACAATCCTCAGAAATCTTTGTGAGCAAGGATGCTGTGTTCATCCTCTGTTATTCCCTCATCATGCTCAACACAGACCAACACAATCCACaggtgaagaaaaaaatgacagaAGAGGAGTTTATAAGGAACAATAGAGCAATTAATGGAGGAAAAGATCTCCCAAGAGAATACCTTTGTGATCTCTTCCAATCAATTGCAAATAATGCCATCACATTATTTGGCCAATCGGGTTCATCTTTAGAGATTGATCCACGCCGATGGATCGAGCTGATTAGTAAAGCAAAAGTCATGGAAGCATTCATTCTTTGTGATTTTGAATGTCAGCTCGCAACAGATATGTTTGCTTCCATTGCTGGAACTTCTGTTGCAACCCTTGCTGCAATTTTTGAGCACACCGATGAAGATGATATCCTCCACGAATGTGTTGAAGGGATGTTTTCAGTTGCAAAGATTTCTCAATTCGGACTAGAAGATACACTTGATGAGCTCCTTGCCTCCTTCTGCAAGTTCACTACACTATTAAATCCTTATGCCTCAGCAGAGGAGACCCTTTATGCCTTCAGTAATGATTTAAAGCCAAGAATGGCAACTCTTGCAGCCTTCACCATTGGAAACAAATTTGGGAAATCAATTAGAGGGGGGTGGAGGAATATTGTGGATTGTCTATTGAAGCTCAAGAGGCTTAAATTGCTTCCTCAGTCCGTTAGCGAGCCAAATATTGCTTCTACCTCATCAACCGACCATCCAACACACTCCAAATCAGAATCAGTAGTTCTCTTCCCACCGGTACCTTCAGACCATGTATATGGTAGTAGCCGTCAAAGTTCTGGTATGATTGGACGATTCTCGCAATTCCTATCACTAGAAAGCAGTGAAGACTCTATGGTCCATTCAGGGAGTGAATTTGAACATAATTTGAAGATAATTCAACAATGCCAAATAGAGAACATTCTTAACAATAGCACAAACTTGTCAGAGGAATCATTACTGAATCTTGGACGCTCCTTGATATTTGCAGCTGCTGGTAAAGGTCAAAAGTTTAGTACCCCagttgaggaagaagaaactGTTGGATTTTGTTGGGATTTGATCACCACTATTACTTTAGCAAACATTCACAGATTCTCAACCTTTTGGCCTTTTTTCCATGATTACCAACTTTTGGTTGCTCAGTTCCCTCTATTCTCGCCTTGCCCATTCGCAGAAAAGGCCATCGTTGGCCTGTTCAAGGTCTGCCTTAAGCTTCTCGCTTCATGCCAATCAGAGAAAATATCTGAGGAGCTAATCTTCAAGTCCATAAACTTGATGTGGAAGCTTGATAAAGAAATCCTTGATTCATGTTGTGAGTTAATAGTACAAGCTCTTGGTAAGATTTTTACTGAGTACCCTGCAAATTTGCAAACCCAGACTGGATGGAAATCAGCCCTCCACTTGCTTTCAGTTGCAGGTCGACACCCCGAAACCAATGACCAAGGAGTAGAGGCTTTGATCATGTTGATGTCAGATGGTATACATGTCTCACGAATGAACTATGCATACATAATGGACTGTGCATTTGGATATGCTGCGCTAAAGATCATTCCCCTAGATAAGAGTTGGCAATTGATAGATCTAATGTCAGATTCTACAAACTTACTAGTTCAGTGGTTCAAAAATGGATACTCCGATCCTGGGAGCAACATTAGTACTACAAGTAATTCCTCGGAGGATGGGTCCAAGACATTTAATTCCTCTTCCTTCACAACTAACTTATTTGTCAAGCTTGCAGATGCCCTTAGAAAATCTAGCCTAGTTCGACGAGAGGAGATAAGAAATCATGCTGTGTCAGCCCTACGACGAAGCTTCAAGTTGGCAGATGAACTAGGTTTCACATCTTCTAACTGTATAAATGTTTTTAACCTTGTGATATTTGCAATGGTTGATGATTTACATGAAAAGATGGTTGAGTACTCGAGGAGGGAGAATGCTGAGAGGGAGATGAGAAGCATGGAGGGGACATTTAAAATGGCAATGGAACTTTTGACTGAAGTGTTCTTACAGTTCTTAGAACCATTGTCACAGAATTCCGGGTTCAGGACATTTTGGCAAGGTGTGTTGAGAAGGATGGATACATCTATGAAGGTCAATTTGGGTGATAACCAGTCAAGATTGCAAGAGTTAGTGCCAGtattgttgaagaagatgatcatagagatgaaggagaaagagattttGGTGCGACAAGAAGGTAATGATTTATGGGAGATTACCTATGTTCAGATACAGTGGATTGTTCCTTCATTAAAGGAGGAGTTATTTCCTGAGGAAGAGTTGTAGAACATGGTATCTTCTTTTTATAGAACTTTTTTGCATCATTGTATtctcttaatttattttttttctacacAACAATAGATTAAATCATTATTCAACATAGATTTAACAAAATGAAATTTGTTGAATTCATTCCGTATGTCTTAGAAGTAGGAGCAATTAAAGGTAGTATTTGGAGGCTTTATTGGGCTGGTAAATTGACATTCTAGTAATCAACCATTGGATTCCATTTTAACCCAAATCTaacttcttcaaacttgcaccTAATAAGTTTTCCCCTGCAAATTATCCAAACCAATATTGTGAAAAAAAGCCATGTCACCCACCTGTTTTGAGTTAAGACCAAGTTGTTTACCtctgcaaaataaataaataaatcaaaagttggttgataaaaaaaaattccccccacagtttcccaactaaatgaggttaGCCTCAAGGAGCTGTAAAAAGATTAAATAATCTCATATGAACCACAAAGTTTCTATTTCtaataataaaagataaaaaaaaattaataataataaaaataatttatatatatatatatatatatttatatataaacttacaaaataaattaTTGTCATTGATTTTCTCCAAAGTCTTATTCTTGTCATCTAAAGCTTCATTATCATACTTCTTTATTTCGATGGAAGAAGAAATTAGAAAAACTGATGTATGTGAACACTTCAGGACACAGATAAAGAAATATGGAGCCCAACAAATGCATGCTTTTAGTGATTTTGTTACATTTGCTCACAACAAATGCATGCTTTTTAGTAATAATTTAGGAATGACATGCATTTTAtcaaattaatgaaaattttaagtgATGTTATGGTACACCCATTTAGGTGTTTTTCTAAGTACATGCCGAACATCAAATGCCCATCTGAAGTTATGTGGAATCCCAAATTTTATTGAGAGATTGACCCCAAAGTCCCTATCTACATCACTGaaagcttttctttttctttttttcttttttttctttgttggtgAGGGCTAGTGCCAAATCATGGTGGTAATCAATCAGTCATTAGACTCATAACTCATGAATTATAACTATTGAGATCTTAAGCATTCTTGTTGGATGTTGATGGGTTATTTTCCGTGGACTGAACATTAATTAGGGGGGCACATGGATTTGCCTAACCATAGTATTTATTAAACTTTCAATAAGCCCAACCGGATGTAGTCCCAATATAACAAgaataataatcataatcttATCCTAGAAGGGTCTAAAATCAGATAATAAAGAAGCACAAAAGAgaagt
This genomic stretch from Macadamia integrifolia cultivar HAES 741 chromosome 2, SCU_Mint_v3, whole genome shotgun sequence harbors:
- the LOC122072250 gene encoding ARF guanine-nucleotide exchange factor GNL2 — its product is MAKARDQNEGEEEEENNSSSCGPKVKKLTKRKKKELGISCMLNTEVGAVIAVMRRSSNTTTDPYSQFVSPSEEIYDSTLLYSLKSLRSLIFNPQREWRTVDPSIYLSPFLDVIQSDEIPASATGVALSAILKILKLEIFDEKTPGAKEAINSIITGITNCRLEITDPASEDAVLMRVLQVLAGIVKNRASVLLNDHSVCTIVNTCFQVVQKSASRGDLLQRNARHTMHELIQTIFARLPEIDQVREDGEQSTDQTGFDDYDGNLDSGGYGARCAIDIFHFLCSLLNVVEITETDGSSTQNSDEDVQLFALVLINSAIELSGDGIGNHPKLLRLIQDDLFYHLIYYGTRSSPLVLSMICSTVLNIYHFLRRSIRLQLEAFFVFVLFRVASWGNSPQLQEVALEGIISFCRQPTFIVEMYVNYDCDPLCRNIFEDIGRLLCKQAFPLSSPLTSLQIQAFQGLIVIVHNLADNVEEENDYSSSKGSYPLEISEYKPFWIEKCDNGDDLESWIKFVRLRKAQKKKILIAGNHFNRDEKKGLEYLKITNLVSDPPEPKSLAYFYRYTPGLDKIAIGDYLGDPGELHIQVLKEFTATFDFSGMILDTALRTFLETFRLPGESQKIHRILEEFSEKFYDQQSSEIFVSKDAVFILCYSLIMLNTDQHNPQVKKKMTEEEFIRNNRAINGGKDLPREYLCDLFQSIANNAITLFGQSGSSLEIDPRRWIELISKAKVMEAFILCDFECQLATDMFASIAGTSVATLAAIFEHTDEDDILHECVEGMFSVAKISQFGLEDTLDELLASFCKFTTLLNPYASAEETLYAFSNDLKPRMATLAAFTIGNKFGKSIRGGWRNIVDCLLKLKRLKLLPQSVSEPNIASTSSTDHPTHSKSESVVLFPPVPSDHVYGSSRQSSGMIGRFSQFLSLESSEDSMVHSGSEFEHNLKIIQQCQIENILNNSTNLSEESLLNLGRSLIFAAAGKGQKFSTPVEEEETVGFCWDLITTITLANIHRFSTFWPFFHDYQLLVAQFPLFSPCPFAEKAIVGLFKVCLKLLASCQSEKISEELIFKSINLMWKLDKEILDSCCELIVQALGKIFTEYPANLQTQTGWKSALHLLSVAGRHPETNDQGVEALIMLMSDGIHVSRMNYAYIMDCAFGYAALKIIPLDKSWQLIDLMSDSTNLLVQWFKNGYSDPGSNISTTSNSSEDGSKTFNSSSFTTNLFVKLADALRKSSLVRREEIRNHAVSALRRSFKLADELGFTSSNCINVFNLVIFAMVDDLHEKMVEYSRRENAEREMRSMEGTFKMAMELLTEVFLQFLEPLSQNSGFRTFWQGVLRRMDTSMKVNLGDNQSRLQELVPVLLKKMIIEMKEKEILVRQEGNDLWEITYVQIQWIVPSLKEELFPEEEL